The sequence TCCGATAACTACATACTCGTACAGGAGGCCAGTTTCCGTAAGTTCGATCCGAACAAGGATTATCTCTGGCCTTTGCCGATTAATGAGATTGCGCTGAATCCGGCGTTAAAGCAGAATAAGGGCTGGTAAGGCAAACCCCGCCCTCAACTGAAGGCGGGGTGCACTTTTATCAACCTCCCTCTTTAAACCCGTTCCTGCCCTGGGACGGGTTTAATTCGTTCATCATACGGCTTCTGCCAGTTCCACATTATTGCCGCTATCGGCAGATACGGCCATTTTATTTCGGTAGAACAATCGGTATATAATCGGGAAAACCAAAAGTGTCAACACCGTTGCCGTCATTAATCCGCCAATGACGACAATGGCCAGTGGTTTCTGGGTTTCAGAGCCGATGCCGGTAGAAATAGCGGCCGGGAAAAGGCCAATAGCAGCCATGAGTGCGGTCATGACTACCGGACGAATACGTGACTGAACTCCCTCGCGAATGGCTCGATCGAGCGGCATTCGCGCCTGTCGGTTTTTGTTGAAGACCGAAATCAGAATGACACCATTCTGTACACAAATGCCGAATAAAGCAATGAAGCCCACCCCGGCCGAAATGCCGAAATTCATGCTGGTTACATGTAAGGCCAGGATACCACCGATCAGGGCAAAGGGAACGTTGAGTAAGACCAATCCTGCATCTTTAGCGTTGCCGAACGTAATGAACAGAATCACGAAAATGGCTGCAATGCTGATCGGTACGACTTTCGTTAACTGATCGGTGGCCCGTACCTGATTCTCGAATTCACCAACCCACTCGACCGAATAGCCTTTTTCGGGCTGGAGTTTTTCGCGAACACGTTGTTGCGCTTCAGCGATGGTGCTTCCCAGATCGCGGCCCCGGACCGAAAATTTTACACCAATAAACCGCTGGTTGAGGTCACGGTAAATAAAGGCGGGGCCGGTTACCTGTCGGATGGTGGCAATTTCTTTCAGCGGAATTTTACCCCCGCTCATTGTCGGCACCATCAGCCGCATAATGTCGTCGTCGCTCTGGCGGTATTCGGGCTGAAACCGCACCCGTATATCGAATTTTCGTTCGCCCTCGTACAGAATCGATGCTGTTTTTCCACCGATTGCCATCTCGATCACTGCCTGAGCATCAGCTGTCGATACACCATAGAGCGCCATCTTGTGATCATGGAACTGAATACTCATTTCAGGCTGACCGACGTTGCGGATAATACCCAGATCTTTGATGCCCTCAACGTCTTTGACGGCAGCCAACGCCTGATTGGCGTATTTCTCCAGTTCATATACATCCGGCCCGAAAATCTTTATGCCGTTACTGGCCTTATAACCGGCCACTGCTTCGGCTACGTTATCGATGATGGGCTGTGAGTAGTTATAGAGCACCCCGGCGTAACGGCGTAGTTTCGAATCCATTTCGTCGGTGAGCTGCTCGGTGGTAAGCCTATGTCCGGCAAGCCGTTCGGTCCATTCATCTTTTGGCCGTAAATCGACCTGAAACTGGCAGAAGTAGAAGCCGTTCGGGTCTGTACCGTCGTTGGAACGACCCACCTGTGAGAGCACCTGCTTAACTTCGGGAAACGACTTTAGATCTTGTCGGATGGTTTTGGCCATGGCTACACTTTCAGGAAGTGACATGCTCATGGGCAATTCGGCAGTCACCCAAAGCGCGCCCTCGTTTAGCTGGGGCAGGAACTCGGTGCCAAGCATTGTTGACGAGAAAAATGTGGCTATCATAAAGCAGATAGACCCAATCAGGCTCATCCGGCGGTGACGATAACACCAGCCAAACGCGCCCATCACAATTCGTTCGAAGAAGTTGACAATAGGATTGTTCTTCTCCCGTACATTTTTCTTCAGCAGGATGGAACAGAGCACCGGCACCAGTGTCAGGGTAAACAACAAAGCTCCCAGCAAGGCGAAGCCAAGTGTCCAGGCGAGGGGTGAAAACATTTTGCCTTCTACTTTCTGGAAGGAGAAAATGGGTAGCAGCGCCGTAATAATAATGAGCTTGGAAAAAAAAACTGCCTTGCCTAACTCGCCACCCGTTTTGCGAATCAGACCGAGTTTGGCCATTCGGTTGTAGCGAGTCATGCCGACCCGGTGGGCCAGGTGATCCAGCGACACAAATACCCCCTCGACCATCACGACCGCTCCGTCGATAATGATACCGAAATCGATCGCGCCCATCGACAGCAGGTTCGCCGACATCCCCCGCAATCGGAGACAGATAAAGGCAAATAGTAGGGCCAGCGGAATAATGATGGAGACGATCAGCGTGGTTCGCCAGTCGGCCATGAATAAAAACACGATAACCGTTACCAGCACAATGCCTTCGGTAAGATTGTGCAACACCGTATGCGTGCAGAATTCGATCAGATTGTCGCGGTCGTAGAAGGTGACCATCTTGACATCGGACGGTAAAATGCGCGTGTTTAGATCCTCAATTTTGGCTTTCACCCGACCGAGTACATCACTGGGATTCTCGCCTTTTCGCATAACCACGATGCCTTCTACCACGTCGTCGCTGGCATCCAGTCCAACCTGGCCAACGCGGGGCAAATTCGATTCGGCCACGTCGGCCACGTTTTTGACCAGAACAGGGTTGCCACCCATCTCTTCGATAATGATGTTCTCAATGTCCTGAATGGATGTCAGCAGGCCGACTCCGCGTACAACATAAGCCTGGCCGTTACGCTCGATCACATCGCCCCCAACGTTGATGTTGCTGCGCGTAACGGCCTGGTAGACTTCAAGTGGAGTAATGTCGTATTTGGTCAGTTGGGTGGGGTTTACCCGTAGCTCATACATCTTGTCGCGACCACCAAAGGCTACCACGTCGGCCACGCCCGGTACACTGCGGAGCTGTCGGTCGATCACCCAGTTCTGGAGCGTCAGCAACTCGCGGCTATCGCGGTCTTTGCTTTCGAGGGTATACCGAAAAATTTCACCCGTTGGCCCGTAAGGCGGCTGAATTTCGGGTTCGACACCATCGGGGAGCGATACGTTGCGAAGTAGGTTGTTGACCTGCTGACGGGCAAAAAAATCGTCGACATCATCATCGAAAATCACTTTCAGCACCGATAGACCGAACATAGTGGTCGAGCGTACATTGGATTTACGCTGGACGGAATTCATGGCGACTTCAATCGGTACGGTCACGAATCGTTCGACCTCTTCGGCCGAGCGACCATTCCATTCTGTTACAACGATAATCTGCGTATTCGTTACGTCGGGGAAGGCTTCGAGCGGGGTTTTTAAGTAGCTGAATACACCGGCAATGACCAGTGACGCCGTCATGAAGAAGATGAAAAAACGGTTTTTGAGGGAAAAACCGACTATGTTATTGATGAGTCTGTTCATAGAGAGTGGGGCAGAGGGCCAGGGAATAGAGAAAACTGCGGGAGTCTTTTTTTCTTCTATCCCTGGCCTTCTGCTCAGTTATTTAGCGCGTTGTAAACCAATAACTGATCTTTGGAAATGACTTTTTCGCCCGGTTTTACGCCCTGATTAATGTAGGCAATGCTACCCAGCGATTTGAGGACATTGACTTCACGGGTTTCGATGTCGGCGCGTCCCCGATAAACCAGAACGTAACGTTTCGACCGGTCGAAAATGATGGAACTGGCCGGTACGGTTGCCAATTGCCCGCCTGCTGCATACCGCAACGTGACGGTAGCGTGCATTTCGGGCTTTAACTTCATTGCTTTGTTGTTAAGTCGGATACGCACCGTCATGGCTTTCGTGTTC comes from Spirosoma aureum and encodes:
- a CDS encoding efflux RND transporter permease subunit; its protein translation is MNRLINNIVGFSLKNRFFIFFMTASLVIAGVFSYLKTPLEAFPDVTNTQIIVVTEWNGRSAEEVERFVTVPIEVAMNSVQRKSNVRSTTMFGLSVLKVIFDDDVDDFFARQQVNNLLRNVSLPDGVEPEIQPPYGPTGEIFRYTLESKDRDSRELLTLQNWVIDRQLRSVPGVADVVAFGGRDKMYELRVNPTQLTKYDITPLEVYQAVTRSNINVGGDVIERNGQAYVVRGVGLLTSIQDIENIIIEEMGGNPVLVKNVADVAESNLPRVGQVGLDASDDVVEGIVVMRKGENPSDVLGRVKAKIEDLNTRILPSDVKMVTFYDRDNLIEFCTHTVLHNLTEGIVLVTVIVFLFMADWRTTLIVSIIIPLALLFAFICLRLRGMSANLLSMGAIDFGIIIDGAVVMVEGVFVSLDHLAHRVGMTRYNRMAKLGLIRKTGGELGKAVFFSKLIIITALLPIFSFQKVEGKMFSPLAWTLGFALLGALLFTLTLVPVLCSILLKKNVREKNNPIVNFFERIVMGAFGWCYRHRRMSLIGSICFMIATFFSSTMLGTEFLPQLNEGALWVTAELPMSMSLPESVAMAKTIRQDLKSFPEVKQVLSQVGRSNDGTDPNGFYFCQFQVDLRPKDEWTERLAGHRLTTEQLTDEMDSKLRRYAGVLYNYSQPIIDNVAEAVAGYKASNGIKIFGPDVYELEKYANQALAAVKDVEGIKDLGIIRNVGQPEMSIQFHDHKMALYGVSTADAQAVIEMAIGGKTASILYEGERKFDIRVRFQPEYRQSDDDIMRLMVPTMSGGKIPLKEIATIRQVTGPAFIYRDLNQRFIGVKFSVRGRDLGSTIAEAQQRVREKLQPEKGYSVEWVGEFENQVRATDQLTKVVPISIAAIFVILFITFGNAKDAGLVLLNVPFALIGGILALHVTSMNFGISAGVGFIALFGICVQNGVILISVFNKNRQARMPLDRAIREGVQSRIRPVVMTALMAAIGLFPAAISTGIGSETQKPLAIVVIGGLMTATVLTLLVFPIIYRLFYRNKMAVSADSGNNVELAEAV